The Kaistia defluvii genome has a segment encoding these proteins:
- a CDS encoding nickel import ATP-binding protein NikD translates to MSDTLTIENLHVAARHGHHDHVLVDGVSLTLRRGRILALVGASGCGKSMTCSGAQGVLPPGVRVTQGRVLHDGRTIAPEQLRGRIVATILQNPRSAFNPIRTMADHARETLRAVGRLEGDWRNRTLEAFAIAGLEDAESVLPLHAFEMSGGMLQRAMIALALLSDAPFLFADEPTTDLDLIVQARILDLLDELARQRNLGVLLITHDMGVVARLADTVAVMENGRIIETATTREIFDNPQRIATRELVEAHMSLYPEVA, encoded by the coding sequence TTGAGCGATACGCTGACGATCGAAAACCTGCATGTCGCGGCGCGGCACGGCCATCACGACCATGTGCTGGTCGACGGCGTCAGCCTGACGCTTCGCCGGGGCCGCATCCTCGCACTGGTCGGCGCCAGCGGCTGCGGCAAGTCGATGACCTGCAGCGGCGCGCAGGGCGTGCTGCCGCCGGGTGTACGGGTCACGCAGGGGCGCGTGCTGCATGACGGCAGGACGATCGCGCCGGAACAACTGCGCGGCCGGATCGTCGCGACGATCCTGCAGAACCCGCGCAGCGCCTTCAACCCGATCCGCACCATGGCGGATCATGCACGGGAAACTCTTCGCGCCGTCGGCAGGCTCGAGGGCGACTGGCGGAACCGGACGCTCGAGGCCTTCGCAATCGCGGGGCTCGAGGACGCCGAAAGCGTGCTGCCGCTGCACGCCTTCGAGATGAGCGGGGGCATGCTGCAACGGGCGATGATCGCGCTCGCCCTGCTTTCGGACGCGCCATTCCTGTTCGCGGACGAGCCGACGACCGATCTCGACCTGATCGTGCAGGCCCGCATCCTCGACCTGCTCGACGAGCTGGCGCGGCAGCGCAATCTGGGCGTGCTCCTGATCACGCATGACATGGGCGTGGTCGCCCGCCTCGCCGACACGGTGGCGGTGATGGAGAACGGGCGGATCATCGAAACGGCAACCACCCGGGAGATCTTCGACAATCCGCAACGCATCGCGACGCGCGAACTGGTCGAGGCGCACATGTCGCTCTATCCGGAGGTCGCATGA
- the nikC gene encoding nickel ABC transporter permease subunit NikC: protein MWRLPIRDSWAVRIALLIVALLAIAAVAAPWIAPYDPDAVDLAQRLQGPSLAHWLGTDHLGRDELSRLIYGTRVSLGSVALSIVLILALAIAVGGLSGYMGGRVDQAIMRFCDCFLAFPTIVLALFLIGILGTGMVNVIIAIALSHFAWYARMVRGLVLSFRQRDFVLASRAAGASRVRVFFEHLFPAIMAQMIVLATLDIGHMMLHVAGLSFLGLGVQPPTAEWGVMIGDARQFVWSMPMLILWPGLALLLSVMAFNILGDAVRDRLDPSLHGDHQH, encoded by the coding sequence ATGTGGCGCCTGCCGATCCGCGACAGCTGGGCGGTGCGCATCGCCCTCCTCATCGTGGCCCTTCTGGCGATCGCCGCCGTCGCGGCGCCGTGGATCGCGCCTTACGATCCCGATGCCGTGGACCTGGCCCAGCGGCTGCAAGGGCCGAGCCTCGCCCATTGGCTCGGCACCGACCATCTCGGGCGGGACGAGCTTTCGCGGCTGATCTACGGCACCCGCGTTTCGCTCGGCTCGGTCGCCCTCAGCATCGTGCTGATCCTGGCCCTGGCCATCGCCGTCGGCGGCCTCTCCGGCTATATGGGCGGTCGGGTCGATCAGGCGATCATGCGGTTCTGCGATTGCTTCCTCGCCTTTCCGACCATCGTGCTGGCGCTGTTCCTGATCGGCATCCTCGGCACCGGCATGGTCAACGTCATCATCGCCATCGCGCTGTCGCACTTCGCCTGGTATGCGCGCATGGTTCGCGGCCTTGTGCTGTCCTTCCGGCAGCGCGATTTCGTGCTGGCCTCGCGCGCCGCCGGCGCCAGCCGCGTGCGGGTGTTCTTCGAGCACCTGTTTCCCGCGATCATGGCGCAGATGATCGTGCTGGCGACCCTCGACATCGGCCACATGATGCTGCACGTGGCCGGGCTTTCCTTCCTCGGCCTCGGCGTGCAGCCGCCCACGGCGGAATGGGGCGTGATGATCGGCGACGCGCGCCAGTTCGTCTGGTCTATGCCGATGCTGATCCTATGGCCGGGCCTCGCGCTTCTCCTCAGCGTCATGGCCTTCAACATTCTGGGCGATGCGGTCCGCGACCGGCTCGACCCGAGCCTGCACGGGGACCACCAGCATTGA
- the nikB gene encoding nickel ABC transporter permease subunit NikB, producing MAGFILRRLLLLIPILLGVSILMFVILRMAPGDPAVAYLKLSSIPPTPAAVAEARQTLGLDRPILAQYVSWLSNAVQGDFGVSHVTRRPVIDDILHYLPATLQLAGVALLFTLIVSVPLGIWSARYKDRWPDQLVRAFAFVGVSTPNFWLGFLLVLLFSLTLKWLPPMGKGGWQHMIMPVLAVSFMSLAINARLLRASMLETASARHVLYARLRGLGERQVERSHILRNALLPIVTATGMHVGELLGGTLVIESVFGWPGIGRYAVSAIYSRDFPVIQCFTLFLVTIFVVCNLLVDILYAWLDPRIRLNAEAAI from the coding sequence ATGGCCGGCTTCATCCTGCGCAGGCTGCTGCTCCTGATCCCCATCCTGCTGGGCGTATCCATCCTGATGTTCGTGATCCTGCGGATGGCGCCCGGCGATCCGGCGGTGGCCTATCTCAAGCTCTCGAGCATCCCGCCCACGCCCGCCGCCGTGGCCGAGGCGCGGCAGACGCTCGGGCTGGACCGGCCGATCCTCGCCCAATATGTCAGCTGGCTCAGCAATGCAGTCCAGGGCGACTTCGGCGTCTCGCACGTCACGCGGCGACCGGTGATCGACGACATCCTGCACTACCTGCCGGCGACGCTACAGCTCGCGGGTGTGGCGCTGCTCTTCACGCTGATCGTCTCCGTTCCGCTCGGCATCTGGTCGGCGCGCTACAAGGATCGATGGCCGGATCAACTGGTACGCGCCTTCGCCTTTGTCGGCGTCTCCACGCCCAACTTCTGGCTCGGCTTCCTGCTGGTGCTGCTGTTCTCGCTGACGCTGAAATGGCTACCGCCCATGGGCAAGGGCGGCTGGCAGCACATGATCATGCCGGTGCTCGCCGTCTCGTTCATGTCGCTCGCGATCAACGCCCGGCTGCTGCGCGCCAGCATGCTGGAGACGGCGAGCGCCCGGCACGTGCTCTATGCGCGGCTGCGCGGCCTCGGCGAGCGGCAGGTGGAGCGGTCGCATATCCTGCGCAACGCGCTGCTGCCGATCGTGACGGCAACCGGCATGCATGTCGGCGAGTTGCTGGGCGGCACGCTGGTGATCGAAAGCGTATTCGGCTGGCCCGGCATCGGCCGCTATGCCGTCTCCGCGATCTACAGCCGGGATTTTCCCGTCATCCAGTGTTTCACGCTGTTCCTGGTCACCATCTTCGTCGTCTGCAATCTGCTCGTCGACATCCTCTATGCGTGGCTCGATCCGCGCATCCGCCTCAATGCGGAGGCCGCGATATGA
- the nikA gene encoding nickel ABC transporter substrate-binding protein, with amino-acid sequence MRGVWVGVLLGIAAACVPLTGALAQTLNFSWPSNVGPLDPHGYAPNQMFAQGMVYESLVKYQPDGTVAPWLATAWTTSEDGRTYTFTLRDGVTFSNGEPFDAAAVVANLDSVIADRRTHDWLELINQLQSAKALDGRTVELRLKDPYYPLLQELALVRPVRFIAPSQLQAPVGARAPIGTGPWKLVETRLGEYDVFARNDGYWGDKPAYQKVVVKVIADSNTRAVALETGDIDLIYGDEGPITPDTFARLKAQGYAAEISPPLGTQVLALNTNKGPTRDLAVRQAINHAVDKDTLIPAIYHGTQTRADTLFAPSAPYSDVGLKPYGYDPALAASLLDKAGWGLAPGARFRSRDGQPLQVELAYIGTDAVMKSMAEVLQADLARVGIEVRLLGEEANSFYVRQTDGNFGMIFGNTWGAPYDPHAFVSSMRVPAHADYQAQLGLADKAEIDAKIGQALTSTDATKRQALYADILTRLHDEAVYLPLTFSTAMLVARDTVGNLGFGATQFDYPFAALKPKE; translated from the coding sequence ATGCGTGGCGTTTGGGTCGGAGTGCTGCTGGGAATCGCGGCGGCGTGCGTGCCTCTCACGGGCGCTCTCGCACAAACTCTGAACTTCTCCTGGCCGTCCAATGTCGGCCCGCTCGACCCGCACGGCTATGCGCCCAACCAGATGTTCGCGCAGGGCATGGTCTACGAATCCCTGGTGAAGTATCAGCCGGACGGAACCGTGGCGCCCTGGCTCGCGACCGCCTGGACCACCTCCGAGGACGGCCGCACCTACACCTTCACGCTCCGCGACGGGGTCACGTTCTCGAATGGCGAGCCGTTCGACGCCGCCGCCGTGGTCGCCAATCTGGACTCGGTGATCGCCGATCGCCGGACCCATGACTGGCTCGAACTGATCAACCAGTTGCAATCAGCCAAGGCGCTCGACGGGAGGACCGTCGAGCTGCGGCTGAAGGACCCCTACTACCCGCTCCTGCAGGAATTGGCGCTGGTTCGCCCCGTCCGCTTCATCGCGCCGTCGCAGCTCCAGGCCCCCGTCGGCGCCCGGGCGCCGATCGGCACGGGGCCTTGGAAGCTCGTCGAAACGCGGCTCGGCGAATATGACGTCTTCGCGCGCAATGACGGCTACTGGGGCGACAAGCCGGCCTATCAGAAGGTCGTCGTCAAGGTGATCGCGGACAGCAATACGCGGGCCGTCGCGCTGGAGACGGGCGACATCGACCTGATCTATGGCGACGAGGGACCGATCACGCCCGACACCTTCGCCCGCCTGAAGGCGCAGGGCTACGCGGCCGAGATTTCGCCGCCGCTGGGGACCCAGGTGCTTGCCCTCAACACCAACAAGGGGCCGACCCGCGACCTCGCCGTGCGACAGGCCATCAACCACGCCGTCGACAAGGACACGCTGATTCCAGCGATCTATCACGGCACGCAGACCAGGGCCGACACGCTGTTCGCGCCGTCCGCTCCCTATTCGGATGTCGGGCTGAAGCCCTATGGCTACGATCCGGCGCTGGCGGCGAGCCTGCTCGACAAGGCCGGCTGGGGTCTCGCGCCCGGCGCCCGCTTCCGCTCCAGGGACGGCCAGCCGCTGCAGGTGGAGCTCGCCTATATCGGCACCGACGCGGTGATGAAGTCGATGGCGGAGGTGCTGCAGGCGGATCTCGCCAGGGTCGGCATCGAAGTCCGGCTGCTCGGCGAGGAGGCCAATTCCTTCTATGTCCGCCAGACCGACGGCAATTTCGGTATGATCTTCGGCAACACTTGGGGCGCGCCCTACGATCCGCACGCCTTTGTCAGCTCGATGCGGGTACCGGCGCATGCCGATTACCAGGCCCAGCTCGGCCTCGCCGACAAGGCCGAGATCGACGCGAAGATCGGCCAGGCGCTGACGAGCACCGACGCGACGAAGCGCCAGGCGCTCTATGCCGACATCCTGACCCGCCTGCATGACGAGGCGGTCTACCTGCCCCTCACCTTCTCGACGGCCATGCTGGTGGCGCGCGACACGGTCGGCAATCTCGGCTTCGGCGCGACGCAGTTCGACTATCCCTTCGCCGCCCTGAAGCCGAAGGAGTGA
- a CDS encoding arylsulfatase, with protein MKRLPRHPFRARWLGVGTTLLMLGSPVVAQEALPFPPKPSGSKAGPTIAESTYSPLPAQSHLPADAPNIVVIMLDDVGPALPSTFGGVIETRTLSRVAGDGITYNRFHNAAMCSPTRAALLTGRNHHRVGYGQIAELANDWDGYSGLIPRTSATAAKVLGYYGYATGAFGKWHNTPANETTAVGPYTNWPAGQGVGFDYFYGFLAGESSQWEPAVVENTVRLNPSEGKDEYHFTEDMTDKAVSWMKQVHALTPDRPFFMYWAPGASHGPHHIFKDWADKYKGKFDDGWDVMRERVFARQKELGWIPQDTELTPRPKTLAAWADIPEDEKPFQRRLMEVFAGYTEHADAQAGRLIDALDELGIRDNTLVFYIWGDNGSSAEGQNGTISELLAQNNIPSDIKDHIRTMNELGGLDVLGSSKVDNMYHAGWAWAGSTPYRSTKLIAAHFGGTRTPLAVSWPTKIKADKTPRPQFHHVNDIVPTIYDILDITPPKLVDGISQDQFDGTSMTYSFASPTAPDTKKEQYFEVMGSRSYYKDGWIASAFGPRVPWQTGVDPAILKWSPKDDVWELYDLSKDFSQAMDVAAANPEKLKELKSAFDASATDNKVNPVGGGLWSAVFHPEDAPANPARTFNYTQDVVGVPEFTAPRLGSRSSLVTIDVDLQPDSKGVLYALGAVSGGVALWVENGKLNFEYNLFEIERTQLATSAPLPTGQVKIEVETRKVDGARPAPLDIVIRVDGKEVSKGRVPRSTSLAFTANDAFDVGRDSYSPVSLAYFDRKPFALNGKISHLKVDYLD; from the coding sequence ATGAAACGGCTTCCTAGACACCCGTTCAGAGCTCGCTGGCTGGGGGTCGGCACGACGCTCCTGATGCTGGGATCCCCCGTGGTAGCCCAGGAGGCGCTGCCGTTTCCGCCAAAGCCCTCGGGCAGCAAGGCCGGACCGACGATCGCGGAATCGACCTACAGCCCCCTGCCGGCACAATCGCATCTTCCCGCCGACGCGCCGAACATCGTCGTGATCATGCTCGACGACGTCGGTCCGGCGCTTCCGAGCACCTTTGGCGGCGTCATCGAGACGCGCACGCTGAGCCGCGTCGCTGGCGACGGCATTACCTATAACCGCTTCCACAATGCCGCGATGTGCTCCCCGACCCGGGCGGCGCTGCTGACCGGGCGCAACCACCACCGCGTCGGCTATGGCCAGATCGCGGAGCTTGCAAACGACTGGGACGGCTATTCCGGCCTGATCCCGCGCACTTCGGCGACCGCGGCCAAGGTGCTCGGCTACTATGGCTACGCGACCGGAGCGTTTGGCAAATGGCACAACACGCCGGCCAACGAGACCACGGCCGTCGGTCCCTATACAAACTGGCCGGCGGGACAGGGAGTCGGATTCGACTATTTCTACGGCTTCCTGGCGGGTGAATCCTCGCAATGGGAGCCTGCGGTCGTCGAAAACACGGTCCGGCTGAATCCATCCGAAGGGAAGGACGAGTATCACTTCACTGAGGACATGACCGACAAGGCCGTCTCATGGATGAAGCAGGTCCATGCGCTGACGCCGGATCGGCCCTTCTTCATGTACTGGGCCCCCGGCGCTTCGCATGGTCCCCATCACATCTTCAAGGACTGGGCGGACAAGTATAAGGGGAAGTTCGACGACGGGTGGGACGTCATGCGCGAGCGCGTCTTCGCCCGCCAGAAGGAACTCGGCTGGATCCCGCAGGATACGGAGCTCACGCCGCGGCCGAAGACGCTCGCTGCATGGGCCGACATTCCCGAGGACGAAAAGCCGTTCCAGCGCCGCCTCATGGAAGTGTTCGCCGGATATACCGAACACGCGGACGCGCAGGCTGGCCGGCTGATCGATGCACTGGACGAGCTCGGCATCCGCGACAACACGCTCGTCTTCTATATCTGGGGCGATAACGGCTCGAGTGCTGAAGGCCAGAACGGCACGATCAGCGAGCTCCTGGCGCAGAATAACATTCCTTCCGACATCAAGGACCATATCCGAACCATGAACGAGCTGGGCGGCCTGGATGTTCTGGGCTCGTCCAAGGTCGACAACATGTACCATGCCGGCTGGGCCTGGGCCGGCTCGACGCCCTACCGTTCGACGAAGCTGATCGCCGCGCATTTCGGCGGAACGCGCACGCCGCTCGCGGTGTCCTGGCCAACAAAGATTAAGGCGGACAAAACGCCACGTCCGCAGTTCCATCACGTCAACGATATTGTGCCGACGATCTACGACATCCTGGACATCACGCCGCCCAAGCTCGTCGATGGCATCAGCCAGGATCAGTTCGACGGCACCAGCATGACCTATTCCTTCGCCTCGCCGACGGCGCCGGATACCAAGAAGGAGCAGTATTTCGAAGTCATGGGCAGCCGCTCCTACTACAAGGACGGATGGATCGCCTCGGCATTTGGGCCGCGAGTGCCTTGGCAGACGGGCGTCGATCCCGCGATCCTGAAATGGTCGCCGAAGGACGATGTCTGGGAGCTCTATGATCTCTCCAAGGACTTCTCGCAGGCGATGGACGTCGCCGCCGCCAATCCCGAAAAGCTCAAGGAGCTGAAGAGCGCGTTCGACGCAAGCGCGACAGACAACAAGGTCAACCCGGTCGGCGGCGGCCTCTGGTCTGCGGTCTTTCATCCGGAAGACGCGCCCGCCAACCCTGCCAGGACGTTCAACTACACCCAGGACGTCGTCGGCGTTCCCGAATTCACCGCACCGCGGCTCGGATCTCGCAGCAGCCTTGTCACCATCGATGTGGATTTGCAGCCTGACTCGAAGGGTGTGCTCTACGCGCTCGGCGCCGTCTCGGGCGGTGTCGCCCTGTGGGTCGAGAACGGTAAGCTCAACTTCGAGTACAATCTGTTCGAGATCGAACGGACGCAGCTGGCAACCTCCGCCCCGCTCCCGACCGGACAGGTCAAGATCGAGGTAGAGACGCGCAAGGTCGACGGCGCCCGCCCTGCGCCGCTAGACATTGTCATCCGCGTGGATGGCAAGGAGGTCAGCAAGGGGCGGGTTCCACGCTCGACGTCGCTTGCCTTCACCGCCAATGACGCCTTCGACGTCGGCCGGGACAGCTATTCCCCTGTCTCGCTCGCGTATTTCGACCGCAAGCCCTTCGCCCTCAACGGCAAGATCAGCCACCTGAAGGTCGATTACCTGGACTAA
- a CDS encoding 2'-5' RNA ligase family protein, translated as MSGSDVLFEMKFRGNPVLDSAKTVGTEWKSLALRKTGRMRRSLNLMAAFITSFALLVGSAVAQENPVTAIDIALEPDAAMLQHAEATNARLRAAFPEGYALDATHRPHITILQRFVDTAALDEVYAAVGAVLAAENPAEWTLKTLKYDFIVSDQTGVTALLVEPTDQLIRFQQKLIDAVAPFTVETGTTAAFFTTAVEPDINQPTIDYVNRYVPHSSGKNFMPHVTVGVAPPDYLQKMIAEPFDAFTFSPAALSVYQLGNFGTARNKLQAWQLKP; from the coding sequence ATGTCGGGTTCAGATGTGTTGTTCGAAATGAAGTTTAGAGGAAATCCGGTTCTGGACAGCGCGAAAACTGTCGGCACCGAGTGGAAATCGTTGGCTCTGAGGAAAACAGGTCGGATGCGTAGATCCTTGAATTTAATGGCCGCGTTTATAACGAGCTTCGCATTGCTGGTTGGCTCAGCGGTGGCGCAAGAAAATCCCGTCACGGCCATAGACATCGCGCTGGAACCAGACGCAGCTATGCTTCAACACGCGGAGGCGACCAATGCCCGCCTGCGCGCGGCTTTCCCAGAGGGCTACGCTCTGGATGCAACACACCGCCCGCATATCACGATCCTGCAGCGGTTCGTCGACACGGCAGCGCTCGACGAGGTCTACGCCGCGGTCGGTGCGGTCCTTGCCGCCGAAAACCCGGCCGAATGGACGCTGAAGACGCTCAAATACGACTTCATTGTCTCGGACCAGACCGGCGTGACAGCGCTGCTCGTCGAGCCGACGGACCAACTCATCCGGTTCCAGCAAAAACTCATCGACGCAGTTGCTCCCTTTACCGTGGAGACGGGAACGACAGCTGCATTCTTCACCACGGCGGTAGAACCCGACATCAACCAGCCAACAATTGACTATGTGAATCGCTACGTGCCGCACTCGAGTGGCAAGAACTTCATGCCACACGTCACAGTCGGTGTGGCCCCCCCAGATTATCTCCAGAAGATGATCGCCGAACCGTTCGACGCATTCACTTTCTCGCCCGCAGCGCTGTCAGTTTACCAGCTCGGAAATTTCGGAACGGCGCGGAATAAACTGCAGGCGTGGCAGCTGAAACCATAA